The Shewanella sp. KX20019 genome window below encodes:
- a CDS encoding sigma-70 family RNA polymerase sigma factor, translating to MFDSWRNKKSSTTVSSDMVSKQRRYDSLVRALHTDIYRYGYWLCGDKHIAEDITQETFLRAWRSLDSLKDEKAAKAWLITILRRENARRFERKQFNYSDVEQEFLEDTFSSSTEDHAEQHLLQRQISKLELEYREPLLLQVIGGFSGEEIAKILDLNRNTVMTRLFRARNQLKDVLEQPTIRGQSNG from the coding sequence ATGTTTGATAGTTGGCGAAATAAAAAGTCGAGCACCACGGTCTCTTCAGACATGGTTAGCAAACAAAGACGATACGATAGCCTTGTCAGGGCACTTCATACCGATATATACCGCTATGGCTATTGGCTATGCGGCGATAAACATATCGCTGAAGATATCACTCAGGAAACATTTCTGCGCGCATGGCGTTCGCTTGATTCATTAAAAGATGAAAAAGCAGCAAAAGCATGGCTGATTACGATTCTCCGCCGTGAAAATGCACGACGCTTTGAACGTAAACAATTTAACTACTCTGATGTTGAACAAGAGTTTTTAGAAGATACGTTTTCTAGCAGTACTGAAGACCATGCTGAACAACATTTATTACAGAGACAAATTTCCAAGTTGGAACTTGAATACCGAGAACCACTATTACTGCAAGTGATTGGTGGTTTTAGTGGCGAAGAAATAGCAAAGATATTAGATCTTAATCGTAATACTGTTATGACGCGCTTATTTAGAGCAAGAAACCAACTAAAAGATGTACTCGAACAACCGACTATTAGAGGTCAATCCAATGGATGA
- a CDS encoding DUF3379 domain-containing protein, which produces MDELKFRRQAYGEPNNQDPEFLQAAMESAEREVFLNDLKGLDNKIEKALNIDVPDDLAAKLLLRQQLQHHHSQRRKTGFAFAMVASVAFLAGITFTLLRMGPVDLGQHALAHVYHEDKALQLDNNVQYQDVNFQLASLGTVGDMKFTQQPGKMFYSTYCDFQGVKSLHIVMQGEQGKVTLFIVPLEERMVLEQAFSDSKYKGLGFATDSAYMLLVGEESNDLNYVKDEIKQTFI; this is translated from the coding sequence ATGGATGAACTTAAATTTCGCCGCCAAGCCTACGGTGAGCCAAATAATCAAGATCCCGAGTTCCTTCAAGCTGCTATGGAATCGGCTGAAAGAGAGGTCTTTTTAAATGATCTGAAAGGCTTAGATAACAAAATCGAAAAAGCACTCAATATTGATGTGCCCGATGACCTTGCCGCTAAGTTGTTATTACGTCAACAGCTGCAACATCACCATTCACAACGCCGTAAGACCGGGTTTGCTTTTGCAATGGTCGCCTCTGTAGCTTTCTTAGCAGGTATCACCTTTACGTTACTTCGAATGGGACCTGTAGATTTAGGACAGCATGCATTGGCACATGTTTATCATGAAGATAAAGCACTTCAACTTGATAACAATGTCCAATACCAAGACGTTAACTTCCAACTGGCCTCGCTTGGTACTGTTGGAGACATGAAGTTTACTCAACAACCCGGGAAAATGTTCTACAGCACCTATTGTGATTTCCAAGGGGTTAAAAGCCTCCATATAGTCATGCAGGGTGAGCAAGGTAAAGTCACACTCTTTATCGTCCCGCTAGAAGAGAGAATGGTATTAGAACAAGCTTTTTCCGATAGTAAATATAAAGGGTTGGGATTCGCAACTGACAGCGCTTACATGTTACTTGTTGGTGAAGAAAGCAACGATCTTAATTACGTTAAAGACGAAATTAAACAAACATTCATCTAA
- the putP gene encoding sodium/proline symporter PutP, whose protein sequence is MTIELPILITFVGYLALMMGIGLWAYKATDSVDDYILGGRGMGPAVTALSVGASDMSGWLLLGLPGAVYLGGLGEAWIGFGLVFGAWLNWLFVAKRLRVYTEFTDNALTLPDFFEKRFEDSKGILKLVSAVTILVFFTFYASSGMVGGAILFEKVFGLDYTLALIIGSTIIVAYTFVGGFFAVSWTDFFQGCLMLIALLIVPIAIFSQPETQAGFEALDPAMLSLFSENTTFIGLISLLAWGLGYFGQPHILSRFMAIGSANDIPVSRRIAMSWMIVALFGALATGIAGTLYFAANPLENPETVFIHLAHAAFNPWIGGLLIAAILSAIMSTIDSQLLVCSSVITEDFYKKWLRPQAQSKELMLVGRIGVLAIAVIAGVVALNPESSVLGLVSYAWAGFGAAFGPVVLMSLFWRDYSRNGAVATIVVGATTVVIWKQLSGGIFELYEILPGFLLATIAGVVVSKFKAPSDEVKAQFNEFEAKL, encoded by the coding sequence ATGACCATTGAATTACCCATTTTAATTACCTTCGTTGGCTACCTTGCCTTAATGATGGGAATTGGCCTATGGGCTTACAAGGCAACTGATTCTGTCGACGATTACATTTTAGGCGGCCGTGGCATGGGCCCTGCGGTAACAGCATTGAGTGTTGGTGCTTCTGACATGTCTGGCTGGCTGCTACTTGGTTTGCCTGGCGCCGTCTACTTAGGCGGTCTAGGTGAAGCTTGGATAGGCTTTGGACTGGTTTTTGGCGCCTGGTTAAACTGGCTTTTTGTCGCCAAACGGTTACGAGTTTATACCGAGTTTACCGATAATGCACTGACGTTACCTGACTTTTTCGAAAAACGATTTGAAGACAGTAAAGGCATACTAAAGTTAGTATCTGCTGTGACCATTTTAGTGTTTTTCACCTTTTATGCATCGTCAGGCATGGTTGGCGGCGCCATTCTGTTTGAGAAAGTCTTCGGTCTTGATTACACACTTGCGTTGATCATTGGCTCTACCATCATTGTAGCTTACACCTTCGTTGGCGGTTTCTTTGCCGTTAGCTGGACCGATTTTTTCCAGGGGTGTTTAATGTTAATCGCACTGCTTATTGTGCCAATAGCTATTTTTAGCCAACCAGAAACACAAGCAGGCTTTGAAGCACTCGATCCTGCGATGTTGTCTCTGTTCAGTGAAAACACTACATTCATTGGACTCATCTCTCTACTCGCATGGGGACTAGGCTATTTTGGTCAACCCCATATTCTGTCGCGCTTTATGGCTATTGGTTCTGCCAATGACATTCCCGTTTCGCGCCGCATTGCGATGAGCTGGATGATTGTGGCGCTATTTGGTGCGTTAGCAACAGGCATTGCGGGCACATTATACTTTGCCGCTAATCCGTTAGAAAACCCTGAAACAGTGTTTATCCACCTAGCACATGCAGCCTTCAACCCATGGATTGGTGGATTACTTATCGCGGCGATCTTATCAGCGATTATGAGTACTATTGACTCACAGTTATTGGTTTGCTCAAGTGTTATTACTGAAGATTTCTATAAGAAGTGGCTTCGTCCGCAAGCCCAGAGCAAAGAGCTCATGCTTGTTGGTCGTATTGGCGTACTTGCCATTGCAGTCATCGCAGGTGTTGTTGCGTTAAATCCCGAAAGCAGCGTACTTGGGCTCGTGAGTTATGCGTGGGCTGGTTTTGGTGCTGCTTTTGGTCCTGTAGTGCTAATGTCGCTTTTCTGGCGTGACTATAGCCGCAATGGTGCTGTTGCAACCATCGTTGTAGGTGCCACAACAGTCGTTATTTGGAAGCAACTCAGCGGAGGTATTTTTGAGCTTTACGAAATCTTACCGGGCTTCCTTCTTGCAACTATTGCGGGTGTAGTTGTTAGTAAATTTAAAGCGCCTTCAGATGAAGTCAAAGCGCAATTTAATGAGTTTGAAGCTAAACTATAG